A genome region from Neptunomonas japonica JAMM 1380 includes the following:
- a CDS encoding flagellar hook-length control protein FliK: MAPQVAQLSVLLQPASVKNLPTMAGIPSSAPLTDGSLVPAQFSELLKEMGLVANNDVTPSSLAAGMELPVEGQELPVLPSELPYSPFPLSEAVTDKGGEEPVIVAASGFLPELDMTMQGDITGGGAQVVEPSLVQTAQAAQAAQAAQTAQAAQAAQAAQAAQTAQTAQTAQTAQTAQTAQTAQTAQTAQTAQTAQTAQTAQTATAQTAQTAQAAQAAQAAQTAQTVQTAQTAQTAQTAQAAQAAQAAQTVQAAQTAQTAQTVQAAQTAQTAQTAQTARTAQTAQTAQTVETAQTEENGQVIQATASAQVMPVQQVASEPRIDSKKEPLQQTRDNNVSLSSAVVGVNGSRQEPVANGVIGQQAAVFPVIPIGQKEVLAGGNTLSQGSAAESSDVAAQMRDRPGDIYSLGSTHQPTLVKPTASIQMQMPIGMPPMHPGWQQAMSERVMWAAGQQVQTATMQLDPPELGALQVKLQIFQDQVNVTFTSPNAGVRDAVEQSLPRLREMLAEQGMDLGESFVNDESSDQGRQQRELLSDGSYPTVGEQEVVGSPEKGSVGLSLVDYYA; this comes from the coding sequence ATGGCTCCTCAAGTTGCTCAGCTCAGTGTTCTTCTTCAACCTGCTAGTGTAAAAAATTTACCAACTATGGCTGGTATTCCTTCTAGTGCGCCATTAACAGATGGTTCGCTAGTGCCTGCTCAATTTAGCGAGCTGTTAAAAGAGATGGGGTTGGTGGCGAATAATGATGTGACTCCTTCTTCGTTAGCCGCAGGAATGGAATTGCCTGTTGAGGGACAAGAGTTGCCTGTTTTGCCCTCGGAATTGCCGTATTCTCCATTTCCTTTATCAGAAGCTGTTACTGACAAAGGTGGTGAAGAGCCTGTCATTGTTGCCGCGTCAGGTTTTTTGCCTGAATTAGATATGACAATGCAGGGAGATATAACAGGAGGGGGTGCTCAGGTAGTAGAGCCTTCTCTGGTGCAGACAGCACAGGCAGCGCAGGCAGCGCAGGCAGCACAGACAGCACAGGCAGCGCAGGCAGCGCAGGCAGCGCAGGCAGCACAGACAGCACAGACAGCACAGACAGCACAGACAGCACAGACAGCACAGACAGCACAGACAGCACAGACAGCACAGACAGCACAGACAGCACAGACAGCACAGACAGCACAGACAGCACAGACAGCAACCGCACAGACAGCACAGACAGCGCAGGCAGCGCAGGCAGCGCAGGCAGCACAGACAGCACAGACAGTACAGACAGCACAGACAGCACAGACAGCACAGACAGCACAGGCCGCACAGGCAGCACAGGCAGCACAGACAGTACAGGCCGCACAGACAGCGCAGACAGCACAGACAGTACAGGCCGCACAGACAGCGCAGACAGCACAGACAGCACAGACCGCACGGACAGCACAGACAGCACAGACAGCACAGACAGTAGAGACAGCACAGACAGAAGAAAATGGACAGGTAATACAGGCCACTGCAAGTGCACAGGTGATGCCAGTGCAGCAGGTGGCTTCTGAACCGCGTATAGATTCAAAGAAGGAGCCACTGCAGCAAACTCGTGATAATAATGTGTCTTTATCTTCTGCAGTTGTTGGTGTGAATGGCTCTCGTCAAGAACCTGTTGCAAATGGTGTCATTGGTCAGCAGGCCGCTGTTTTTCCTGTGATTCCTATAGGTCAGAAGGAGGTGTTGGCAGGCGGGAATACGTTGTCGCAAGGCAGTGCTGCTGAGTCATCTGATGTTGCTGCGCAAATGCGAGATCGGCCAGGTGATATATATTCATTAGGGTCGACTCATCAACCAACGCTTGTGAAGCCTACAGCGAGTATCCAAATGCAGATGCCGATAGGTATGCCACCAATGCATCCGGGTTGGCAGCAGGCGATGTCTGAACGGGTCATGTGGGCAGCAGGTCAGCAAGTACAAACCGCAACCATGCAGTTGGATCCTCCTGAATTAGGTGCTTTGCAGGTTAAGCTGCAAATCTTTCAGGATCAGGTAAATGTTACTTTTACATCACCTAATGCTGGCGTTAGGGATGCAGTTGAGCAGAGTTTGCCTCGATTGCGGGAAATGCTAGCTGAACAGGGTATGGATCTTGGTGAGTCTTTTGTTAATGATGAATCGTCCGACCAAGGGCGCCAACAAAGAGAGCTGCTCTCCGATGGGAGTTATCCAACAGTAGGTGAGCAAGAGGTGGTCGGATCGCCAGAAAAAGGCAGTGTAGGATTATCTTTAGTAGATTATTATGCATAG
- a CDS encoding flagellar basal body-associated FliL family protein, whose translation MAEEIAAEGAEGGKSKKKLIIFIAIGFVVVALLGAGAAYFLLGNEAAEPAVAAEPVRKDAIYSKVRTLGGKPSFVATLKSADGKRHFLRTFVEAKSRDQDVVDALTLHMPLVVSRLNHLFSSQSFDELQTIEGKEKLRQASTQLVQEFLQEKIGKPGIEKILFTDFVMQ comes from the coding sequence ATGGCTGAAGAGATAGCTGCGGAAGGTGCTGAGGGCGGAAAATCAAAAAAGAAGCTCATTATATTTATAGCGATTGGTTTTGTAGTTGTTGCATTACTGGGCGCAGGAGCTGCTTATTTTTTATTAGGTAATGAGGCTGCTGAGCCGGCCGTTGCTGCTGAGCCAGTACGTAAAGATGCAATATACTCTAAAGTACGTACGTTGGGTGGTAAACCGTCATTTGTCGCGACACTTAAATCTGCGGATGGGAAAAGGCATTTTTTGCGTACTTTTGTTGAGGCTAAAAGCAGAGATCAGGATGTTGTTGATGCATTGACTTTACATATGCCATTGGTTGTTTCTCGTTTGAATCATCTTTTTAGTTCGCAGTCATTTGATGAGTTACAAACGATTGAAGGTAAAGAAAAATTGCGACAAGCGTCCACACAGCTAGTGCAAGAATTTTTGCAGGAAAAAATCGGAAAGCCTGGTATTGAGAAAATTTTATTTACTGATTTTGTGATGCAGTAA
- the fliM gene encoding flagellar motor switch protein FliM: MSVKDLLSQEEIDALLHGVDDGDVETVEEPEEYESGDIRPYDLASHERIVRGRMPTLEMINERFARFTRSSLFNLLRKTTDVTVGGVQVMKYGDYIHTLYVPTSMNLVKVAPLRGTALFIMDAKLVFKLVDNFFGGDGRHAKIEGRDFTPTETRLVYKTLDLLFLDLVEAWKPVMELNFQKVGHEMNPAMANAVGPSEVVVVSTFQVDLEGGAGEFHITMPYSMLEPIRDLLVSGFQRSEDEKDDRWVKALRRDIILAPMKLDLCIAKRELTLRNVMALEAGDIIPIEIPENLTLKANSVPVFNCKMGTSRGNLAVKIVDQIAKHE, encoded by the coding sequence ATGTCGGTTAAAGATCTACTATCTCAAGAGGAAATTGATGCGCTTCTACATGGTGTTGATGACGGAGATGTTGAAACTGTAGAAGAGCCAGAAGAGTACGAGTCTGGCGATATTCGGCCTTATGATCTTGCCAGTCATGAGCGTATCGTCCGTGGCAGGATGCCGACACTTGAGATGATTAACGAGCGCTTTGCTCGTTTTACTCGAAGTAGTTTATTTAATTTACTAAGAAAAACGACTGATGTGACCGTTGGTGGTGTTCAGGTCATGAAGTATGGTGACTATATCCATACACTTTATGTCCCAACTAGCATGAACTTAGTAAAGGTAGCTCCGTTGCGAGGTACTGCCTTATTTATTATGGATGCTAAATTAGTCTTTAAATTGGTAGATAATTTTTTTGGTGGAGATGGGCGGCACGCTAAAATTGAAGGGCGTGACTTTACTCCGACAGAAACACGTCTAGTTTATAAAACACTGGATCTACTTTTTTTAGACTTGGTAGAGGCTTGGAAGCCTGTGATGGAATTGAATTTTCAGAAGGTGGGTCACGAAATGAACCCGGCAATGGCTAATGCTGTAGGGCCTTCTGAAGTTGTGGTTGTGAGCACTTTTCAAGTCGATTTGGAAGGCGGTGCAGGCGAATTCCATATAACCATGCCTTACTCTATGCTAGAGCCTATCAGGGACCTATTAGTTTCAGGTTTTCAGCGTTCTGAAGATGAAAAAGACGATCGTTGGGTTAAAGCATTGCGGCGCGATATTATACTGGCTCCTATGAAGTTGGATTTGTGTATTGCTAAGCGAGAATTAACGCTGCGTAATGTAATGGCATTGGAAGCGGGCGATATTATTCCCATAGAAATACCTGAAAACTTAACCTTGAAAGCCAATTCCGTCCCTGTTTTTAATTGTAAAATGGGCACGTCGCGTGGCAATCTTGCCGTTAAAATTGTTGATCAAATAGCTAAGCATGAATAA
- the fliN gene encoding flagellar motor switch protein FliN gives MSDETENNEMDSDQQAMADEWASALEEQTEEAASVDFDELLDESVPISDPKLDVILDIPVTLSMEVGNTDISIRNLLQLSQGSVVELDRVAGEPLDVMINGTLIAHGEVVVVNDRYGIRLTDVISPQERIKHLR, from the coding sequence ATGAGTGATGAAACAGAAAATAACGAAATGGACAGTGATCAGCAAGCAATGGCTGATGAGTGGGCTTCTGCATTAGAAGAGCAAACAGAGGAAGCTGCATCAGTTGATTTTGACGAGCTTTTAGATGAGTCCGTTCCTATCTCGGATCCTAAGTTAGATGTTATTCTGGATATACCAGTGACGTTGTCAATGGAGGTCGGGAATACGGATATTTCTATTAGAAACTTACTGCAGCTAAGTCAGGGGTCTGTAGTTGAGTTGGATCGCGTGGCAGGGGAGCCGCTAGATGTAATGATCAACGGGACTTTAATAGCTCATGGTGAAGTTGTTGTTGTTAATGATCGTTATGGTATCCGGTTAACTGATGTGATTAGCCCGCAAGAGCGAATTAAGCATTTACGTTGA
- the fliO gene encoding flagellar biosynthetic protein FliO, with product MNKYCLKGLKFALLLLSSISLAAEDVPASNVREDVLTSQAIMQVLFGLALVIVIILILAWVLRRVSNLQQSHQKMKIVSSLSLGTREKAVLIEVGDRQVLLGVSPGSVSLLESFSERVITASPDSEFDKKLKQSLDAGSSE from the coding sequence ATGAATAAATACTGTCTGAAAGGTCTTAAGTTCGCACTTTTATTGTTATCGAGCATCTCTTTGGCTGCGGAGGATGTGCCTGCATCTAATGTTAGAGAAGATGTTTTGACTTCACAGGCTATTATGCAGGTGCTTTTTGGTCTCGCGTTAGTAATTGTCATTATTCTTATACTTGCCTGGGTCCTGCGTCGAGTATCTAATCTTCAGCAGTCTCATCAGAAAATGAAAATTGTGTCTTCTCTTTCTCTTGGTACGCGTGAAAAGGCTGTGTTGATTGAGGTTGGTGATAGACAAGTTTTGTTAGGTGTGTCTCCTGGCTCAGTATCGTTATTGGAATCTTTCTCTGAGCGTGTCATAACAGCTTCACCTGATAGTGAGTTTGATAAAAAGTTAAAACAAAGCCTTGATGCGGGGAGCTCTGAATGA
- the fliP gene encoding flagellar type III secretion system pore protein FliP (The bacterial flagellar biogenesis protein FliP forms a type III secretion system (T3SS)-type pore required for flagellar assembly.), which translates to MRLACVVMLALFSGHAMAADVGIPAFNLTTNEAGETSYSVTIQILALMTMLTFLPAMLMMMTSFTRIIIVFAILRQALGLQQSPSNQVMMGLALFLTFFIMTPVLEEVNEVAIQPYINEELDTLSALQAAGEPFHRFMIHQTRENDLNLFLRISKSPPVESADQVPFTVLVPAFVTSELKTAFQIGFMLFIPFLVIDLVVASVLMAMGMMMLSPVIISLPFKIMLFVLVDGWAMIIGTLAASFGI; encoded by the coding sequence ATGAGGCTTGCATGTGTAGTTATGCTTGCGTTATTTTCGGGGCACGCGATGGCTGCTGATGTCGGAATACCTGCATTTAATCTGACGACCAACGAAGCAGGTGAAACTAGTTACAGCGTGACGATTCAAATTCTTGCGCTAATGACTATGCTGACTTTCTTGCCAGCTATGTTGATGATGATGACGTCTTTTACGCGCATTATTATTGTTTTTGCTATATTACGCCAAGCTTTGGGTTTACAGCAGTCGCCGTCAAATCAGGTGATGATGGGTTTGGCTTTATTTTTAACTTTTTTTATTATGACTCCGGTACTAGAAGAAGTTAATGAAGTGGCGATTCAGCCATATATTAATGAAGAGTTGGATACACTGAGTGCTCTTCAGGCTGCGGGAGAGCCTTTTCATCGTTTTATGATTCATCAAACGAGGGAGAATGACCTAAACTTATTTCTACGCATCTCAAAATCGCCTCCTGTTGAGTCTGCGGATCAGGTGCCTTTTACTGTGCTTGTTCCCGCCTTTGTAACCAGTGAGTTGAAAACAGCCTTTCAAATTGGCTTTATGCTGTTTATTCCTTTCCTAGTTATCGATTTAGTTGTAGCTAGTGTGTTGATGGCGATGGGGATGATGATGCTTTCACCTGTTATTATATCTTTGCCTTTCAAAATTATGCTGTTTGTCTTGGTGGATGGGTGGGCTATGATTATAGGTACGCTTGCTGCCAGTTTCGGAATCTAG
- the fliQ gene encoding flagellar biosynthesis protein FliQ, protein MTPQIMLDVFGEAIWLVITLVLVIVVPSLLVGLLIAIFQAATQINEQTLSFLPRLMVILLIILFMGPWMVTKLTDQFHKIFESIPVMIG, encoded by the coding sequence ATGACACCTCAGATAATGCTAGATGTTTTTGGTGAAGCCATCTGGCTTGTAATTACTTTGGTGTTGGTTATTGTTGTACCTAGTTTGCTTGTAGGGTTGTTAATTGCTATTTTTCAAGCAGCAACCCAAATCAATGAGCAGACGCTAAGTTTCTTACCGCGTTTGATGGTTATTTTATTGATTATTTTGTTTATGGGGCCTTGGATGGTCACTAAGCTGACTGATCAATTTCATAAGATTTTCGAAAGCATTCCTGTCATGATTGGGTAG
- the fliR gene encoding flagellar biosynthetic protein FliR: protein MLDIGLLQLEQWTSTFLFPFFRIASFLMAMPMIGTQLVPMRIRLGLALAMTAVLLPVLPVPPVADGLSFQTYILIAQQILIGAILGFTLHIMFQIFAVGGQLIANQMGLGFASMTDPVNGVSVVVLGQFYLMLTMLMFLAMNGHLVMINVVTQSFDILPVAVVDFSAIKFMDVALAGTWMFSGALLMSLPAVTSLLVINLSFGIMTKAAPQLNIFAIGFPFTMVMGLLITWVSLSGFLGQFELIADHALGVISQLIEVTDG from the coding sequence ATGTTGGATATAGGTTTGCTTCAGTTAGAGCAATGGACATCCACCTTTCTATTTCCTTTTTTTCGTATAGCATCATTTTTAATGGCCATGCCCATGATTGGTACACAGCTAGTGCCTATGCGTATTAGGCTGGGGTTAGCTTTGGCGATGACGGCTGTGCTATTGCCAGTGCTCCCTGTACCACCTGTTGCTGATGGTTTGTCGTTTCAAACGTATATTTTGATAGCTCAGCAAATCTTGATTGGGGCGATACTAGGGTTTACATTGCATATTATGTTCCAAATATTTGCTGTAGGTGGGCAGTTGATTGCAAACCAGATGGGGTTGGGGTTTGCGTCTATGACTGATCCTGTCAACGGCGTTTCAGTCGTTGTGTTGGGGCAGTTCTACCTCATGTTGACGATGCTGATGTTTCTTGCCATGAATGGTCATTTAGTGATGATTAATGTGGTTACGCAAAGTTTCGATATACTGCCTGTTGCAGTGGTGGATTTTTCAGCTATCAAATTTATGGATGTTGCGTTAGCGGGCACTTGGATGTTTAGTGGTGCATTGCTTATGTCGCTGCCGGCTGTTACATCGCTGCTAGTGATTAATTTATCTTTCGGCATTATGACTAAAGCCGCTCCTCAGTTGAATATCTTTGCGATCGGTTTCCCCTTTACGATGGTGATGGGGCTTTTAATTACGTGGGTTAGTTTGTCAGGCTTTTTGGGGCAGTTCGAATTAATTGCTGATCATGCGTTGGGTGTAATAAGTCAGTTGATCGAGGTGACTGATGGCTGA
- the flhB gene encoding flagellar biosynthesis protein FlhB — translation MAEESGQEKTEDPTPKRLREAREKGDIPRSKELNATALLLAAAGAMLLFGASAGQRIAAMMVGNFDLSREELFDSRLMLIHFGASVVESIWAVLGFMVMVALAALIGPMALGGLNFSAQAIQPKMSRLDPLAGLKRMFSVKALVELAKAFAKFSLVTGFAITVLMLLMPELFALGGQDVRVAISHAVELVGWAFLVISSSLIIISLIDVPFQLHDYAEKLKMTLQEVKDEMKNTEGKPEVKGRIRQMQREIAQRQMMTDVPTADVVITNPTHYSVALKYMSGERDAPIVVAKGADFVALKIREIAKEHDVPVLSTPPLARALYHSTEIDQEVPAALYKSVAQVLAYVFQLKRYKSNQSEKPMPLNDNDMEIPKDYLHD, via the coding sequence ATGGCTGAAGAGTCGGGCCAGGAAAAAACCGAAGACCCCACCCCCAAGCGCCTGCGGGAGGCGCGAGAAAAAGGGGATATACCACGTTCAAAAGAGCTCAATGCAACTGCGCTGTTGCTGGCCGCTGCTGGCGCTATGCTGTTATTTGGTGCCAGCGCTGGGCAGCGAATAGCAGCAATGATGGTGGGGAACTTTGATTTAAGCAGAGAGGAACTCTTTGATAGTCGTTTGATGTTGATTCACTTTGGTGCCTCTGTTGTAGAGTCTATATGGGCTGTATTGGGGTTTATGGTGATGGTCGCGTTAGCTGCTTTGATTGGGCCTATGGCATTAGGAGGGTTGAATTTTAGTGCGCAGGCCATACAGCCGAAAATGAGTCGGCTTGATCCTTTGGCGGGCCTTAAGCGTATGTTTTCTGTTAAGGCGTTGGTGGAACTAGCTAAAGCGTTTGCTAAATTTTCTTTGGTTACTGGGTTTGCTATTACTGTCTTGATGCTTCTCATGCCGGAGCTTTTTGCCTTGGGTGGGCAGGATGTGAGAGTGGCTATTTCTCATGCTGTTGAGTTGGTTGGTTGGGCATTTTTGGTGATTAGCAGTAGCTTGATTATTATTTCTTTGATAGATGTGCCTTTTCAACTTCATGATTATGCTGAAAAGTTAAAAATGACTCTTCAGGAAGTAAAAGATGAAATGAAAAACACGGAAGGTAAACCTGAAGTGAAAGGGCGGATCAGGCAGATGCAGCGTGAAATTGCGCAGCGTCAAATGATGACGGATGTGCCGACTGCCGATGTGGTTATTACAAACCCTACTCACTATTCGGTTGCGCTTAAATATATGTCTGGAGAACGAGATGCTCCTATTGTCGTGGCTAAGGGGGCTGATTTTGTTGCGTTAAAGATTCGTGAAATTGCCAAGGAGCATGATGTTCCTGTCTTATCTACGCCGCCTTTGGCGCGCGCTCTGTATCACAGTACGGAAATTGACCAAGAAGTTCCCGCTGCGCTTTATAAGTCGGTAGCGCAAGTGCTTGCTTATGTCTTTCAGCTGAAACGCTATAAGAGTAACCAGTCAGAAAAGCCTATGCCATTAAATGATAATGACATGGAAATACCTAAGGATTATCTGCATGACTAA
- the flhA gene encoding flagellar biosynthesis protein FlhA, whose amino-acid sequence MDRTALLSTARGASRGNLGVPFLLLIILAMVTLPVPTFLLDVLFTFNIALSIVVLLVGIYALRPLDFAVFPTILLVATLMRLALNVASTRVVLLYGHEGGDAAGKVIEAFGSVVIGGNYVVGIVVFLILVIINFVVVTKGAGRISEVSARFTLDAMPGKQMAIDADLNAGLINQEEAKVRREDVTQEADFYGSMDGASKFVRGDAVAGILILVINILGGLMIGMIQHDLSFDTAAEYYALLTIGDGLVAQIPSLLLSTAAAIMVTRQNSSQDMGKQIFSQLFASPKALVVASIILAVMGSVPGMPHVAFLSLAAVAGAASWLIIKKKEEEEALAGEEAKQAQLPVDSEASGEHKELDWADVMPVDMIGLEVGYRLIPMVDKLQGGQLLNRIKGVRKKLSQDLGFLVPSVHIRDNLDLMPGAYRITLMGVIVGEAEIYPDRDLAINPGQVFGSLKGVDVKDPAFGLDATWIELSLREQAQTLGYTVVDASTVVATHLNQILQSHAHELLGHEEVQQLLDMLAKGSPKLVEDLVPAKLSISSLLKVLQSLLMEQVPLKDFRSIAEALSEAVTRTQDPVALTAAVRVAISRLIVQTINGSEAEIPVITMDPQLEQLLLNSVQQSQQAGESGMVLEPGMAERLQTSLIAAAQKQEMLGQPSILLVAAPVRPLMSKFVRYSEQLIHVLSYQEIPENKKITIVATVGGQNA is encoded by the coding sequence TTGGATAGAACCGCTTTATTAAGTACTGCGCGTGGTGCCAGTCGGGGTAACTTGGGTGTTCCCTTTTTATTGCTAATTATTTTAGCGATGGTGACATTGCCTGTACCGACCTTTCTTCTTGATGTTCTTTTTACGTTTAATATTGCCCTGTCTATCGTTGTTCTTCTTGTTGGAATTTACGCTCTTCGGCCATTAGATTTTGCTGTTTTTCCTACGATTTTGCTAGTAGCGACATTGATGCGTTTGGCACTTAATGTTGCTTCAACTCGTGTTGTACTCCTTTATGGTCATGAGGGGGGGGATGCCGCCGGGAAGGTAATTGAAGCCTTTGGTTCTGTTGTTATTGGCGGTAATTACGTTGTCGGTATTGTTGTGTTTTTGATATTGGTTATTATCAACTTTGTTGTTGTTACTAAAGGCGCGGGCCGTATTTCTGAAGTGAGTGCTCGCTTTACCTTGGATGCCATGCCAGGTAAGCAGATGGCAATTGACGCTGATTTGAATGCAGGTCTTATTAATCAAGAAGAGGCCAAAGTAAGGCGCGAAGATGTTACCCAGGAAGCTGATTTTTATGGCTCGATGGATGGTGCCTCTAAGTTTGTTAGAGGTGATGCTGTTGCTGGAATATTGATTCTTGTTATCAATATTCTAGGTGGGTTGATGATTGGCATGATTCAACATGATTTGTCGTTTGATACAGCGGCTGAATACTATGCTTTGTTAACCATTGGTGATGGGTTAGTTGCACAGATACCTTCGCTATTACTTTCGACGGCTGCTGCCATTATGGTGACAAGGCAAAATAGCTCCCAAGATATGGGTAAGCAAATTTTTAGCCAGTTATTTGCTTCACCCAAAGCGCTTGTAGTGGCATCAATTATTTTGGCAGTGATGGGAAGTGTGCCAGGTATGCCGCATGTAGCCTTTCTGTCGCTTGCTGCCGTTGCTGGTGCAGCTTCATGGTTAATTATTAAAAAGAAAGAAGAGGAGGAGGCGCTGGCAGGAGAAGAGGCTAAGCAAGCGCAATTACCTGTTGATTCGGAGGCATCAGGAGAGCATAAAGAGCTTGATTGGGCAGATGTTATGCCGGTTGATATGATTGGGCTAGAAGTGGGCTATCGTCTAATCCCTATGGTCGATAAGCTACAAGGAGGGCAACTGCTTAATAGAATTAAAGGTGTTAGGAAGAAGCTCTCACAAGATCTTGGTTTTTTGGTGCCTTCAGTGCATATAAGAGATAATTTAGATTTGATGCCGGGTGCTTATCGGATTACGTTGATGGGTGTTATTGTTGGGGAAGCTGAAATATATCCGGACCGTGACTTAGCGATTAACCCAGGACAGGTTTTTGGCTCTCTAAAGGGGGTTGATGTGAAGGACCCTGCTTTTGGCCTTGATGCCACGTGGATTGAATTAAGTTTACGCGAACAAGCTCAAACGCTTGGTTATACGGTTGTGGATGCAAGCACCGTTGTTGCTACTCACTTAAATCAGATACTGCAAAGCCATGCACATGAGCTCTTAGGGCATGAAGAAGTTCAGCAGTTATTGGATATGTTAGCTAAGGGCTCGCCTAAGTTAGTAGAAGACCTTGTACCTGCAAAACTATCTATTAGTAGTCTCTTAAAGGTATTGCAAAGTTTGTTGATGGAGCAGGTGCCGCTTAAAGATTTCAGGAGTATTGCAGAGGCTTTATCGGAAGCGGTAACGCGTACGCAAGACCCGGTTGCATTAACAGCGGCGGTGCGAGTGGCAATATCTAGGTTGATTGTTCAAACTATTAACGGTTCTGAAGCTGAGATCCCCGTTATTACTATGGACCCCCAATTGGAGCAGCTGTTGCTTAATTCAGTTCAGCAAAGTCAGCAGGCTGGAGAAAGCGGTATGGTGCTTGAGCCTGGTATGGCAGAGCGATTGCAAACTTCATTAATTGCAGCGGCTCAAAAGCAAGAGATGTTGGGGCAGCCTTCGATTTTATTAGTAGCGGCACCTGTTAGGCCTTTGATGTCTAAATTTGTGCGCTATAGTGAACAGCTGATTCATGTTCTTTCTTATCAAGAAATACCTGAAAATAAAAAAATTACTATTGTGGCAACTGTAGGCGGTCAGAATGCTTAA